A window from Hemicordylus capensis ecotype Gifberg chromosome 2, rHemCap1.1.pri, whole genome shotgun sequence encodes these proteins:
- the SUV39H1 gene encoding histone-lysine N-methyltransferase SUV39H1 isoform X1 has protein sequence MTQRRDSMEEIQRAPRDTPAPPLSLSLFCEMKSFWRSQWLEGNEKKLKMAENLKACTVCCKSTWSQLQDLCRLEKVCCPHLGITRKNLSDFEVEYLCDYKKVRDDEYYLVKWRGYPDSENTWEPRKNLRCISILRQFHRDLEQALVRREGKLKKNVRLLDQGISNYLVQKAKQRRALRHWEYELNAKRNHKGRIVVENEVDLNGPPRDFVYINEYKVGEGITLNQVAVGCECRDCLSEAAGGCCPGASHHKFAYNELGQVKIKAGMPIYECNSRCCCGIDCPNRVVQKGIRYDLCIFRTDNGRGWGVRTLEKIRKNSFVMEYVGEIITSEEAERRGQIYDCQGATYLFDLDYVEDVYTVDAAYYGNISHFVNHSCNPNLQVYNVFIENLDERLPRIAFFATRSIRAGEELTFDYNMQVDPVNAESTRMDSNFGLVGGLAGSPKKRMRIECKCGTESCRKYLF, from the exons ATGACTCAAAGGCGAGACTCAATGGAAGAGATTCAGAGGGCGCCACGGGATACTCCGGCCCcgcccctttccctctcccttttCTGTGAGATGAAAAGTTTCTGGCGGTCTCAGTGGCTGGAGGGAAATGAAAAAAAGCTCAAGATGGCGGAAAATTTAAAAG CCTGTACTGTTTGTTGCAAGTCAACTTGGTCTCAGCTTCAAGATCTGTGTCGTTTGGAGAAGGTGTGCTGCCCTCACTTGGGCATCACCAGAAAAAACCTCAGTGACTTTGAAGTGGAATATTTGTGTGACTACAAGAAAGTCCGG GATGATGAATACTATCTAGTGAAGTGGAGGGGCTACCCTGATTCAGAGAACACTTGGGAGCCCCGTAAGAACCTGCGCTGTATCAGTATTCTCAGACAGTTCCACCGGGACCTTGAGCAGGCATTGGTCCGCCGAGAAGGCAAGCTGAAAAAGAACGTGCGCTTGCTTGACCAAGGCATCTCCAACTACCTAGTACAGAAGGCCAAACAGCGACGGGCTCTGCGGCATTGGGAATATGAGCTCAACGCCAAGCGCAACCACAAGGGACGCATTGTGGTAGAGAATGAGGTGGACTTGAATGGGCCTCCCCGGGACTTTGTCTACATCAATGAGTATAAGGTTGGGGAGGGCATCACTCTCAACCAGGTGGCTGTGGGCTGTGAGTGCCGGGACTGTCTGTCGGAAGCTGCAGGGGGTTGCTGCCCTGGTGCTTCACACCACAAATTTGCCTATAATGAGCTGGGCCAAGTGAAGATCAAGGCTGGCATGCCCATCTATGAATGCAATTCTCGGTGCTGCTGTGGGATTGACTGCCCCAACCGTGTGGTACAGAAGGGCATTCGTTATGATCTTTGCATTTTCCGGACGGATAATGGGCGTGGCTGGGGTGTACGCACACTGGAGAAGATCCGCAAGAACAGCTTTGTCATGGAATATGTAGGAGAG ATCATCACTTCAGAGGAGGCTGAGCGACGGGGTCAGATCTATGACTGTCAGGGTGCCACTTACCTGTTTGACCTGGACTACGTAGAGGATGTATACACAGTAGATGCTGCCTACTATGGCAACATTTCACACTTTGTCAACCATAGT TGTAACCCCAACCTACAGGTGTACAATGTCTTCATTGAAAACTTGGATGAACGGCTGCCACGCATTGCCTTTTTTGCTACTCGGTCAATCCGTGCTGGTGAGGAACTCACCTTTGACTACAACATGCAGG tGGACCCAGTAAATGCAGAGAGCACAAGGATGGACTCTAATTTTGGCCTAGTAGGAGGCCTGGCTGGCTCCCCGAAGAAGCGGATGCGTATTGAGTGTAAATGTGGCACAGAGTCCTGCCGGAAATACCTCTTCTAG
- the SUV39H1 gene encoding histone-lysine N-methyltransferase SUV39H1 isoform X2 produces MKFLQVKACTVCCKSTWSQLQDLCRLEKVCCPHLGITRKNLSDFEVEYLCDYKKVRDDEYYLVKWRGYPDSENTWEPRKNLRCISILRQFHRDLEQALVRREGKLKKNVRLLDQGISNYLVQKAKQRRALRHWEYELNAKRNHKGRIVVENEVDLNGPPRDFVYINEYKVGEGITLNQVAVGCECRDCLSEAAGGCCPGASHHKFAYNELGQVKIKAGMPIYECNSRCCCGIDCPNRVVQKGIRYDLCIFRTDNGRGWGVRTLEKIRKNSFVMEYVGEIITSEEAERRGQIYDCQGATYLFDLDYVEDVYTVDAAYYGNISHFVNHSCNPNLQVYNVFIENLDERLPRIAFFATRSIRAGEELTFDYNMQVDPVNAESTRMDSNFGLVGGLAGSPKKRMRIECKCGTESCRKYLF; encoded by the exons ATGAAGTTCCTGCAGGTGAAAG CCTGTACTGTTTGTTGCAAGTCAACTTGGTCTCAGCTTCAAGATCTGTGTCGTTTGGAGAAGGTGTGCTGCCCTCACTTGGGCATCACCAGAAAAAACCTCAGTGACTTTGAAGTGGAATATTTGTGTGACTACAAGAAAGTCCGG GATGATGAATACTATCTAGTGAAGTGGAGGGGCTACCCTGATTCAGAGAACACTTGGGAGCCCCGTAAGAACCTGCGCTGTATCAGTATTCTCAGACAGTTCCACCGGGACCTTGAGCAGGCATTGGTCCGCCGAGAAGGCAAGCTGAAAAAGAACGTGCGCTTGCTTGACCAAGGCATCTCCAACTACCTAGTACAGAAGGCCAAACAGCGACGGGCTCTGCGGCATTGGGAATATGAGCTCAACGCCAAGCGCAACCACAAGGGACGCATTGTGGTAGAGAATGAGGTGGACTTGAATGGGCCTCCCCGGGACTTTGTCTACATCAATGAGTATAAGGTTGGGGAGGGCATCACTCTCAACCAGGTGGCTGTGGGCTGTGAGTGCCGGGACTGTCTGTCGGAAGCTGCAGGGGGTTGCTGCCCTGGTGCTTCACACCACAAATTTGCCTATAATGAGCTGGGCCAAGTGAAGATCAAGGCTGGCATGCCCATCTATGAATGCAATTCTCGGTGCTGCTGTGGGATTGACTGCCCCAACCGTGTGGTACAGAAGGGCATTCGTTATGATCTTTGCATTTTCCGGACGGATAATGGGCGTGGCTGGGGTGTACGCACACTGGAGAAGATCCGCAAGAACAGCTTTGTCATGGAATATGTAGGAGAG ATCATCACTTCAGAGGAGGCTGAGCGACGGGGTCAGATCTATGACTGTCAGGGTGCCACTTACCTGTTTGACCTGGACTACGTAGAGGATGTATACACAGTAGATGCTGCCTACTATGGCAACATTTCACACTTTGTCAACCATAGT TGTAACCCCAACCTACAGGTGTACAATGTCTTCATTGAAAACTTGGATGAACGGCTGCCACGCATTGCCTTTTTTGCTACTCGGTCAATCCGTGCTGGTGAGGAACTCACCTTTGACTACAACATGCAGG tGGACCCAGTAAATGCAGAGAGCACAAGGATGGACTCTAATTTTGGCCTAGTAGGAGGCCTGGCTGGCTCCCCGAAGAAGCGGATGCGTATTGAGTGTAAATGTGGCACAGAGTCCTGCCGGAAATACCTCTTCTAG